From the genome of Malus sylvestris chromosome 6, drMalSylv7.2, whole genome shotgun sequence, one region includes:
- the LOC126627123 gene encoding DNA repair protein XRCC3 homolog: protein MTPENLLTRPPIADKLTLGCPVLDRCLGGGVPCCSIMELVAESSCGKTQFCLQLALSAQLPPSHGGLSASSLYLHTEFPFPFRRLHQLSQAFRSSHPHLVAINPCEDVYVDSVHDAYQMLDIMPKIESFVESAKTRLPVRLIVIDSIAALFRTEFNNTPLDLKRRSSLFFKISGKLKSLANRFRVAVVVTNQVVDFMGASDGVNGVKVGNFGSLHSSGRRVCPALGLAWANCVNSRVFLSRNEVVVAEGNSNELEDGLCRQTKRRLDILFAPHLPQASCEFVITRQGVFGVESADR from the coding sequence ATGACACCAGAAAATCTCTTAACCCGTCCTCCCATCGCCGATAAATTAACGCTGGGCTGCCCAGTCCTCGACCGCTGCCTCGGTGGTGGCGTCCCCTGCTGTTCAATAATGGAGCTTGTAGCTGAAAGCAGTTGCGGCAAGACTCAATTTTGCCTCCAACTCGCCCTCTCCGCTCAGCTCCCGCCCTCCCACGGCGGCCTCTCCGCCTCCTCCCTTTACCTCCACACCGAGTTCCCTTTCCCCTTTCGCCGCCTCCACCAACTCTCCCAAGCATTTCGCTCCTCACACCCACACCTCGTAGCCATTAACCCCTGTGAAGATGTGTATGTTGATAGTGTGCACGACGCATACCAGATGCTTGATATAATGCCAAAGATAGAGTCTTTCGTTGAAAGTGCAAAAACCCGGTTGCCTGTCAGGCTAATTGTGATTGATTCCATCGCGGCGCTGTTCCGGACTGAATTTAACAACACCCCTTTGGATCTTAAGCGGAGGTCGTCGCTGTTTTTCAAGATTTCCGGGAAGTTGAAGTCATTAGCGAATAGGTTCCGGGTGGCAGTGGTGGTGACGAACCAGGTGGTTGATTTTATGGGGGCAAGTGATGGGGTAAATGGAGTCAAAGTGGGCAACTTTGGCTCATTGCACTCTTCTGGAAGGCGGGTTTGCCCTGCTTTGGGACTTGCTTGGGCAAATTGCGTGAATTCGAGGGTCTTCTTGTCGAGAAATGAGGTGGTTGTTGCTGAAGGGAATAGTAATGAGCTGGAGGATGGTCTTTGTAGGCAAACAAAGAGGCGACTTGATATTCTTTTTGCGCCTCATTTGCCCCAAGCATCGTGTGAATTTGTCATCACACGCCAAGGAGTGTTTGGAGTTGAGTCAGCTGACAGATAA
- the LOC126625075 gene encoding transcription factor MYB86-like, whose translation MGRHSCCLKQKLRKGLWSPEEDEKLFNYITRFGVGCWSSVPKHAGLQRCGKSCRLRWINYLRPDLKRGMFSQQEEDLILSLHEVLGNRWAQIAAQLPGRTDNEIKNFWNSCLKKKLMKQGIDPTTHKPLTEEELKEKKNIDCSDLKESLPMPELPTMPITMASQGPTFLLNDSNYYDGNGGVLNNPQASRAFDSLSYFEYQSGFESSSAYNSDLVATQYHHTNIRPYESSSNFGFTSMPSLANSDHGSMSGTDFSDNSASRLSSFFMNEVKESSSNSSNVSSYAAGYHMTSNNGNNTIENAAFSWETDNKLDSLFQFHVNGIKSEEMIKPTSSWQQQGQLVDHHAQNSVDFSSYPLTSLSEDLTGENFDVFQNI comes from the exons ATGGGACGCCATTCGTGTTGTTTGAAGCAGAAGTTAAGGAAAGGCCTCTGGTCACCGGAAGAAGATGAGAAGCTCTTCAACTACATCACTCGATTTGGTGTTGGCTGCTGGAGCTCAGTCCCAAAGCATGCTG GTTTGCAGAGGTGTGGAAAGAGTTGCAGATTGAGATGGATAAATTATTTGAGGCCTGATTTGAAGAGAGGAATGTTCTCACAACAGGAAGAGGATCTCATTCTTAGTCTTCACGAAGTTCTAGGCAACCG GTGGGCTCAAATTGCAGCACAATTGCCAGGAAGAACCGACAATGAGATAAAGAACTTTTGGAATTCATGTTTGAAGAAGAAGCTAATGAAGCAAGGAATTGACCCAACCACCCACAAGCCACTAACTGAAGAAGAactgaaagaaaagaagaacatTGATTGTTCAGACCTAAAAGAGTCTTTGCCAATGCCAGAGCTTCCAACTATGCCAATAACCATGGCTTCCCAAGGCCCAACATTTCTTCTCAATGATTCAAACTACTATGATGGAAATGGAGGAGTCCTCAACAATCCACAAGCCTCAAGAGCCTTTGATTCTCTATCTTATTTCGAATACCAATCCGGTTTCGAGTCATCATCAGCCTATAATTCAGATCTTGTTGCCACTCAATACCACCATACCAACATTAGACCTTATGAGTCAAGCTCAAATTTTGGGTTTACTTCAATGCCAAGTTTGGCAAATTCAGACCACGGAAGCATGTCCGGCACAGATTTTTCGGACAATTCAGCTTCGAGACTCAGCTCATTTTTCATGAATGAGGTTAAGGAAAGCTCGAGCAATAGCTCGAACGTCAGCAGCTATGCAGCAGGGTATCATATGACCAGTAACAACGGCAACAACACAATCGAAAATGCGGCTTTTTCATGGGAAACAGATAACAAACTAGACTCTTTGTTTCAGTTTCATGTCAATGGGATAAAGTCTGAGGAAATGATCAAACCCACTAGTTCTTGGCAACAACAAGGGCAGCTTGTTGATCACCATGCTCAAAATTCAGTAGATTTCAGTAGCTATCCGTTAACGTCGTTGTCAGAAGATCTAACaggtgaaaattttgatgtTTTCCAGAATATTTGA
- the LOC126626898 gene encoding uncharacterized protein LOC126626898: protein MAANPENDERTLHDELSLPILLADRVIKSAQEAESSKLDCADLAKQVDRLSQMLRSAVRIAAATQSLYDRPVRRIVADVAKNLDRALTLVRKCKHSGVLRQVFSITTTADFRKVSSLLESSIGDMKWLLSVFESDGANLSLPPIASNDPILSWVWSYIATIQMGQLRDRVEAANSLVSLARDNDRNKKIIVDEGGVTPLLKLLKEGSSPDAQIAAASALFHIATDQERVRIIIDLLGINVVVSVLGDSPMRVQVYVVRLVSEMAELDTVAQEVLGRENVIRPLVSLLAMDTVLDDPKVQSGKPSIHNLVQINKQLAVNGLNPNSRLSSFSNHYHSDGSSRGGGHHRKEREREAESNPEVKLELKAGCAKALWKLCKGCLFNSRKVTETKGLICLAKIIEKEAGELQLNCLMTVMEIAVVAESNPDLRRAAFKPNSPAAKAILDQLLRVIQEEANQELQIPAIKAIGSLARTFPARETRIVGPLVARLGSADVDVAIEAAIALGKFVCTDNFNCVEHSKTIIEFDGVPSLMRLLRTTDRTSERGHVNCLVLLCYLASHVGNSKALEQARALNTLEGGARYLVAQYPDLRDLLAKAIHNLTLYQAGAHPHRQTFIP, encoded by the coding sequence ATGGCGGCGAACCCAGAAAATGACGAAAGGACCCTCCACGACGAACTCTCCCTCCCGATCCTCCTCGCCGATCGCGTTATCAAATCGGCCCAGGAAGCCGAGTCCTCCAAACTCGACTGCGCCGACCTTGCCAAGCAGGTTGACCGCCTCTCCCAAATGCTCCGATCCGCCGTCCGCATCGCCGCCGCCACTCAGTCCCTCTACGATCGCCCAGTCCGCCGAATCGTCGCCGACGTGGCGAAGAACCTTGACCGGGCGCTGACCCTGGTCCGGAAATGCAAGCACAGTGGGGTCCTCCGGCAAGTCTTCTCCATCACCACCACTGCTGATTTCAGAAAAGTGTCGAGCCTTCTGGAGTCTTCGATTGGAGACATGAAGTGGCTTCTCTCGGTGTTTGAGTCTGACGGCGCCAACCTCTCCCTGCCGCCGATCGCCAGCAACGACCCGATACTCAGCTGGGTCTGGTCATACATCGCCACCATTCAAATGGGTCAACTCAGGGACCGAGTCGAGGCGGCTAACTCGCTTGTTTCACTCGCTCGGGACAACGACCGGAACAAGAAGATAATCGTCGACGAAGGCGGCGTGACGCCGCTGCTAAAGCTTCTGAAAGAAGGGTCTTCTCCTGACGCCCAAATCGCCGCCGCCAGTGCTCTGTTTCACATCGCCACTGATCAAGAAAGGGTCCGAATTATAATCGATTTGTTGGGAATTAACGTTGTTGTCTCGGTTTTGGGCGATTCCCCGATGAGGGTTCAGGTGTACGTGGTGAGATTGGTGTCGGAAATGGCGGAGCTTGACACGGTGGCGCAGGAGGTGTTAGGCAGAGAAAATGTGATTAGGCCTTTGGTGTCTCTGCTGGCAATGGACACGGTTCTGGATGATCCGAAGGTGCAATCGGGTAAGCCTAGCATTCATAATCTTGTTCAGATTAATAAGCAGTTAGCTGTAAATGGTTTGAATCCGAATAGCCGTTTGTCATCCTTTTCGAATCATTATCATTCGGATGGTAGTAGCAGAGGTGGCGGGCATCATcgaaaagagagggagagagaggcgGAGTCCAATCCTGAGGTGAAGCTTGAGCTGAAAGCCGGCTGTGCCAAGGCATTGTGGAAACTGTGTAAAGGGTGTTTGTTTAATAGTCGAAAAGTTACAGAGACGAAAGGGTTGATTTGTTTGGCAAAGATTATTGAGAAGGAAGCAGGGGAGTTGCAGCTGAATTGCTTGATGACTGTGATGGAAATAGCCGTGGTGGCAGAGTCCAATCCCGACCTTAGAAGAGCGGCTTTTAAGCCTAATTCTCCAGCAGCAAAGGCAATTTTGGATCAGCTTTTGAGAGTGATTCAGGAAGAGGCTAATCAGGAATTGCAAATTCCTGCCATTAAAGCAATTGGGTCATTGGCAAGAACTTTCCCGGCTAGGGAGACCCGGATAGTTGGTCCTCTGGTTGCCCGGCTTGGCAGTGCGGATGTCGATGTGGCAATTGAGGCTGCCATTGCATTAGGGAAGTTTGTGTGTACAGATAATTTCAATTGCGTGGAGCATTCCAAGACGATTATTGAGTTTGATGGGGTTCCTTCTCTGATGAGATTGTTACGGACAACTGATCGAACTAGTGAACGGGGTCATGTCAATTGTTTAGTACTACTATGCTATCTAGCATCGCATGTTGGCAATAGCAAGGCTCTTGAACAAGCGCGGGCATTGAATACTCTTGAGGGGGGAGCTCGATATCTTGTAGCTCAATATCCCGACTTGAGGGATTTGTTAGCCAAAGCCATACACAATCTCACACTTTATCAGGCTGGAGCTCATCCCCACAGGCAAACCTTCATACCGTAA